Proteins from a single region of bacterium:
- a CDS encoding uroporphyrinogen decarboxylase family protein — MVNEALKKTEIIKEKTYLDGFALCSDYCFNSGPFLSPNMFSEFVTPYLAKLIKGYRDMGFYTIKHTDGNIMPIIDQLVETNPHALHSLDPQAGVDIKVVKEKYGNRICLIGNVNCGLLQTGTDQEVIESCLYALKYGMPGYGYIFSTSNCIYTGMPLERYLLMLGIWKEYGNYK; from the coding sequence TATGGTAAATGAAGCATTGAAAAAAACAGAAATAATAAAAGAAAAAACATATCTTGATGGATTTGCTTTATGTAGTGATTATTGTTTCAATTCAGGTCCATTTTTAAGTCCTAATATGTTTTCTGAATTTGTTACTCCATACCTTGCAAAATTAATAAAGGGATATAGAGATATGGGATTTTATACAATTAAACATACAGATGGTAATATAATGCCTATAATTGACCAACTTGTAGAAACAAATCCTCATGCTTTACATTCACTTGACCCTCAGGCAGGAGTTGATATAAAAGTTGTAAAAGAAAAATATGGTAATAGAATTTGCCTTATTGGAAATGTCAATTGTGGATTACTTCAAACAGGAACAGACCAGGAAGTAATTGAATCTTGTTTATATGCTCTTAAATACGGAATGCCAGGATATGGATATATTTTTTCAACATCAAACTGTATATATACAGGAATGCCACTTGAAAGATACCTTTTAATGCTTGGTATTTGGAAAGAATATGGAAACTATAAATAA
- a CDS encoding 2-oxoacid:acceptor oxidoreductase family protein, with protein sequence METINKVRIILGGSGGQGILTLGKLLAYAGIKKNYEVSCLPTYGAEMRGGYIYCFVIISKEKDIFSPLTESCDIGVFLNEMSYKMLKKFLKKDAYSILNYSLIKNFKKNEKVIEIPATEIAEKTGDIRITNMVMAGVVSKLISQKFFDYEKEILINEINKIMEKEEIIKLCEKGIKEGWQYLTFKEKNKKDCHQI encoded by the coding sequence ATGGAAACTATAAATAAAGTTAGAATAATTTTAGGTGGTTCAGGTGGACAGGGAATTTTAACATTAGGAAAATTACTTGCTTATGCAGGTATTAAAAAAAATTATGAAGTGAGTTGTCTACCAACATATGGTGCAGAAATGAGAGGTGGATATATATATTGTTTTGTAATAATTTCAAAAGAAAAAGATATTTTTTCTCCATTAACAGAAAGTTGTGATATAGGTGTTTTTTTAAATGAGATGTCTTATAAAATGCTTAAAAAATTTCTGAAAAAAGATGCTTATTCCATATTAAATTATTCTCTTATAAAAAATTTTAAAAAAAACGAAAAAGTAATTGAAATACCCGCAACTGAAATTGCTGAAAAAACAGGAGATATTAGAATTACAAATATGGTTATGGCAGGTGTTGTTTCTAAATTAATTTCACAAAAATTTTTTGATTATGAAAAAGAAATATTAATAAACGAAATAAATAAAATAATGGAGAAGGAAGAAATTATAAAGTTATGTGAAAAGGGTATAAAGGAAGGTTGGCAGTATTTAACTTTTAAAGAAAAAAATAAAAAGGACTGCCACCAGATTTAA
- a CDS encoding zf-HC2 domain-containing protein — MKSSENLEENLILYIEGKLNDKEKKEIEEHIKICERCRSYVEYVKKLLPSSEENTEDNYWIILKEKILKRIEDYKETRFSRIIRIKKITLSFMIVFILATTFFNIFQEQINLIRHLHLFKDYHIIKNLDTLKEIIAMEEENE; from the coding sequence ATGAAAAGTAGTGAAAATCTTGAAGAAAACCTAATTCTTTATATTGAAGGGAAACTGAATGATAAAGAAAAAAAAGAAATAGAAGAGCATATTAAAATCTGTGAAAGATGCAGGTCTTATGTTGAATATGTAAAAAAACTTCTACCTTCTTCTGAGGAAAATACAGAAGACAATTACTGGATTATCTTGAAAGAAAAAATTTTGAAAAGAATTGAAGATTATAAAGAAACTCGTTTTTCAAGAATAATTAGAATAAAAAAAATTACTCTTTCTTTTATGATTGTATTTATTTTAGCAACTACTTTTTTTAATATTTTTCAGGAACAGATTAATCTTATAAGACATCTACACCTTTTCAAAGATTATCATATTATAAAGAATCTTGATACTTTGAAAGAAATAATTGCAATGGAGGAGGAAAATGAATAA
- a CDS encoding RNA polymerase sigma factor, with product MEEITKKILNENGIENFEELVKKYEKMVYGIAYRSLNNKQDAEDITQETFLIIYKKIKDLKKYNSLTNWIYTIALNLTREYMRKNYSKKNLYHILESTLNIKNENNDSNYLKEILKEKIKSSLEKLSSQQKEAIELKYLKDLKIKEISKIMNCKEGTVKVHLFRGIRALKEVLKNEK from the coding sequence ATGGAAGAGATTACAAAAAAAATTTTAAACGAAAATGGGATTGAGAATTTTGAGGAACTTGTAAAAAAATATGAAAAGATGGTTTATGGAATTGCATATAGGTCTTTAAATAATAAACAGGATGCAGAAGATATAACACAGGAAACATTTTTGATTATTTACAAAAAAATAAAAGATTTAAAAAAATACAATTCACTTACAAACTGGATATATACTATTGCCTTAAATTTAACGAGAGAATATATGAGGAAAAACTATAGTAAGAAAAATCTTTATCATATTCTTGAAAGTACTTTAAACATAAAAAATGAGAATAATGACTCAAATTACTTGAAAGAAATCCTTAAAGAAAAAATAAAATCTTCACTTGAAAAACTTTCATCCCAGCAAAAAGAAGCAATTGAACTTAAATATTTGAAAGATTTAAAAATAAAAGAAATTTCAAAAATCATGAATTGCAAAGAAGGGACAGTGAAAGTACATCTTTTTAGAGGAATTAGGGCATTAAAGGAGGTTTTAAAGAATGAAAAGTAG
- a CDS encoding RtcB family protein encodes MAEELKIEKINEYKWMIPKVGEMRVPGIIFISEKLLKKAIEDKAIEQVANVAKLPGIVKYSLAMPDVHWGYGAPIGGVGAFNEETGVIVPGFVGYDINCGVRLIRTDLTRKDIENKLKELDDGLFYNVPSGVGSTGKLRLKRKELEELVVKGAKWAIEKGFGKREDLENIEEYGCLEGANPDVISDRAYERGLEQSGTLGSGNHFLEIQEVIHIYDGKIAEKFGLFNGQITIMVHTGSRGFGYQICDDYLDMFGKVVHKYGIKLPDRQLACAPASSPEGQKYFKAMKAAANYAFANRQMIYYWICETFEKILKIPAEKLYIETVYDVAHNICKFETHTVNGNKKRVYVHRKGATRAFPKNHPEIPEKYKDVGQPVIIPGTMGTASYVLIGTEKAMEETFGSTCHGAGRMMSRSQAIKEAKGRSISKELLEKGIIPKAVSEKGLAEEMPGAYKDVDEVIKVVEGVGISKKVAKMIPLAVIKG; translated from the coding sequence ATGGCTGAAGAGTTAAAAATAGAAAAGATTAATGAATATAAGTGGATGATACCCAAAGTGGGTGAAATGCGTGTTCCCGGTATTATTTTTATTTCTGAAAAATTACTTAAAAAAGCAATTGAAGATAAAGCAATTGAACAGGTTGCAAATGTGGCAAAACTTCCAGGTATAGTTAAATATAGTTTGGCAATGCCTGATGTTCACTGGGGTTATGGTGCTCCAATTGGTGGAGTTGGTGCTTTTAATGAAGAGACAGGTGTAATAGTCCCTGGATTCGTCGGCTACGATATAAACTGCGGAGTTAGATTAATAAGAACAGATTTAACAAGAAAAGATATAGAGAATAAACTTAAAGAACTGGATGATGGATTATTTTATAATGTCCCTTCCGGTGTTGGTTCTACAGGAAAATTGAGATTGAAAAGAAAAGAACTTGAAGAACTCGTTGTAAAAGGAGCAAAATGGGCTATTGAAAAAGGATTTGGTAAAAGGGAAGACCTTGAAAATATAGAAGAATATGGCTGTCTTGAAGGAGCAAACCCTGATGTTATAAGTGATAGAGCATATGAAAGAGGGCTTGAACAATCAGGAACCCTTGGTTCAGGAAACCATTTTCTTGAGATTCAGGAAGTTATACATATTTATGATGGTAAGATAGCAGAGAAATTCGGTCTTTTTAATGGACAGATTACAATAATGGTTCATACTGGAAGTCGTGGATTTGGCTATCAGATATGTGACGATTATCTTGATATGTTTGGAAAAGTTGTTCATAAATATGGAATTAAATTACCAGATAGACAACTTGCCTGTGCTCCAGCAAGTTCTCCGGAGGGGCAGAAATACTTTAAGGCAATGAAAGCAGCCGCAAATTATGCTTTTGCAAACAGACAGATGATTTATTACTGGATATGCGAGACATTTGAAAAAATTTTAAAAATCCCTGCAGAAAAATTATATATTGAAACAGTTTATGATGTTGCACATAATATCTGTAAATTTGAAACGCATACTGTAAACGGAAATAAAAAGAGAGTTTATGTTCACAGAAAAGGAGCAACAAGGGCATTTCCAAAAAACCATCCAGAAATTCCTGAAAAATATAAAGATGTTGGTCAACCTGTTATAATTCCGGGGACAATGGGAACCGCTTCTTATGTTCTTATTGGAACTGAAAAAGCAATGGAGGAGACATTTGGAAGTACCTGTCATGGAGCGGGAAGAATGATGTCAAGAAGTCAAGCAATTAAGGAAGCAAAAGGAAGAAGTATATCAAAGGAATTATTGGAAAAAGGTATTATTCCAAAAGCAGTGAGCGAAAAAGGACTTGCAGAAGAAATGCCGGGTGCTTATAAGGATGTTGATGAGGTGATAAAAGTTGTTGAAGGTGTTGGAATTTCAAAAAAAGTTGCAAAAATGATTCCGCTTGCTGTTATAAAAGGATAA
- a CDS encoding AMMECR1 domain-containing protein, translating into MFLVFRKIFKNFGKIITILIFLFISITNSQIDLKLEALKLSRETLITYLKTNRIPEVNSILNSIPSKSIFITLTKNGKTRGCAGSFIPIYNSLGESVINFTIIAATQDIRYNPVKIEEIDEIIITITFPERTVCIENPYMIKPLKEGLIIRKDGKEGVVLPGEAKTVEYAIKIGLRNANLNNLNGAIFYKFNGSSFSEKDLKYEKN; encoded by the coding sequence ATGTTTTTAGTTTTCAGAAAAATATTTAAGAATTTCGGTAAAATTATTACAATTTTAATTTTTCTATTTATTTCTATCACAAATTCTCAAATTGACCTAAAACTTGAAGCACTCAAACTATCAAGAGAAACCTTAATAACTTATTTAAAAACAAACCGAATACCCGAAGTCAATTCTATATTAAATTCAATACCTTCAAAATCAATCTTCATAACATTGACTAAAAACGGAAAAACAAGAGGATGTGCTGGAAGTTTCATCCCGATTTACAATTCCCTTGGAGAGAGTGTTATTAATTTTACCATAATTGCTGCAACACAGGATATAAGATACAATCCTGTAAAAATAGAAGAAATTGATGAAATTATTATAACAATAACTTTTCCAGAAAGAACAGTTTGTATAGAAAATCCATATATGATAAAACCATTGAAAGAGGGGCTTATAATCAGAAAAGATGGTAAAGAAGGGGTTGTATTACCAGGAGAAGCAAAAACAGTTGAGTATGCAATAAAAATAGGTTTAAGAAATGCAAATTTAAACAATTTAAATGGAGCAATTTTTTATAAATTTAATGGAAGCAGTTTTTCTGAAAAAGATTTAAAGTATGAAAAAAACTAA